In Aegilops tauschii subsp. strangulata cultivar AL8/78 chromosome 3, Aet v6.0, whole genome shotgun sequence, one genomic interval encodes:
- the LOC123497653 gene encoding uncharacterized protein, whose translation MEASAAAAPPPAAAPAPAPAPASARTVADVVVATHVGAKRRRAGLAPPPPASPAPAPAPVPAPAAAPAVPAPKKSRPKAGSRGPRGASSKVAGSSPAVNKPRKKPAARKKPAARKKPAAPPAAIAEPPPAVHEVFEEMATPSSFMDLLQNAEVDLGAPPLDPFRVGDDLEEDEEDEGDDEEEVAEIGEEAFTAASRPHARSTNYTEPEDVLLVRAWAAVGMDATTGTDQTGKRYWQRIEDVYCRIKPKNSGFIHRTFRSLQGRWELIKPACARWSAAMDQVRDAPPSGTVESDYETIAGMRYKEMAASKGKPFPFKHVWSILQTFDKWKLRDQETAPKKSAMLRMDDSEDEEERNLGKPEGTKKGKLRVKMEEEASSLREKMDHMMKAREELTTKTLEMKLLITDKKKEVKLAQVEAKREEAKRKTELEERMIKLKEAKVWKELMVEEKEHIMMSKKDMDQDQLQWWKDTKEDIAERKRMFRVASSTFRGDTPLSSCGDGGVYDSTGADGDA comes from the exons ATGGaggcctccgccgccgccgcgcccccgcccgccgccgcgcccgccccCGCCCCTGCCCCCGCCTCAGCCCGGACCGTGGCCGACGTGGTGGTGGCGACCCACGTCGGGGCcaagcggcggcgggcgggcctCGCACCGCCTCCTCCTGCCTCCCCGGCTCCCGCCCCGGCCCCCGTCCCCGCCCCGGCGGCCGCCCCCGCCGTGCCCGCCCCCAAGAAGAGCCGGCCGAAGGCAGGCTCCCGTGGGCCGCGAGGGGCTTCCTCCAAGGTCGCCGGCTCGTCCCCGGCCGTGAACAAGCCGCGGAAGAAGCCCGCGGCGCGGAAGAAGCCCGCGGCGCGGAAGAAGCCCGCGGCCCCGCCCGCCGCCATCGCCGAACCTCCTCCCGCCGTGCACGAGGTGTTCGAGGAAATGGCAACCCCATCCTCGTTCATGGACCTCCTCCAAAACGCGGAGGTGGACCTCGGAGCTCCGCCCCTAGACCCCTTTAGGGTTGGTGACGACTTGGAGGAAGATGAGGAGGATGAAggggatgacgaggaggaggtggccgaGATAGGGGAGGAGGCATTCACCGCCGCTTCCCGCCCACACGCGCGGTCGACAAACTACACCGAGCCGGAAGATGTCCTCTTGGTTCGTGCTTGGGCAGCTGTGGGAATGGATGCAACCACCGGCACCGATCAAACCGGTAAACGGTATTGGCAAAGGATCGAGGACGTCTATTGTAGGATCAAGCCGAAGAATAGTGGGTTCATCCATCGCACTTTCCGGTCGCTTCAAGGCCGGTGGGAGTTGATCAAGCCCGCTTGTGCTCGTTGGAGTGCGGCCATGGACCAAGTGAGGGATGCACCACCTAGTGGAACCGTGGAGAGCGACTAT GAGACAATTGCCGGCATGAGGTACAAGGAGATGGCCGCTTCCAAGGGCAAGCCATTCCCATTTAAGCATGTTTGGTCAATTCTTCAAACCTTTGACAAGTGGAAGTTGAGGGATCAAGAGACCGCACCCAAGAAGTCGGCAATGCTAAGGATGGATGACAgtgaagatgaggaggagaggaACTTGGGCAAGCCCGAGGGAACCAAGAAGGGCAAGCTAAGGGTGAAGATGGAAGAAGAGGCGTCAAGCCTAAGGGAGAAGATGGACCACATGATGAAGGCAAGAGAGGAATTGACAACGAAGACATTGGAGATGAAGCTTCTTATCACCGATAAGAAGAAAGAGGTCAAGCTTGCACAAGTTGAAGCAAAGCGTGAAGAAGCAAAGCGCAAGACCGAGTTGGAGGAGAGGATGATCAAGCTCAAAGAGGCAAAGGTATGGAAAGAACTCATGGTGGAAGAGAAAGAGCACATTATGATGTCCAAGAAGGACATGGATCAAGACCAATTGCAATGGTGGAAGGACACCAAGGAGGACATCGCAGAGAGGAAGAGGATGTTCCGTGTTGCGTCCTCTACTTTTCGAGGTGACACTCCGCTGAGTAGTTGTGGTGATGGCGGTGTGTACGACTCCACCGGTGCCGATGGAGATGCTTGA